The following proteins are co-located in the Maridesulfovibrio sp. genome:
- a CDS encoding Hpt domain-containing protein, whose amino-acid sequence MISGENAGQDLFIINDDLRELIPHFVVHQFDELEQMESSLEAGDLKEVGRLGHSLKGAAANFCLDPLSRLGTAIQDVSKLGLEDALEPLVKKYRFYLDELKIQVS is encoded by the coding sequence ATGATTTCTGGAGAAAACGCAGGACAAGACTTGTTTATCATCAATGATGATCTCAGAGAATTGATCCCGCATTTTGTAGTCCATCAGTTTGATGAGTTGGAACAGATGGAAAGCAGTCTTGAGGCTGGAGATCTGAAAGAAGTAGGGCGTCTCGGACACAGTCTGAAGGGTGCAGCCGCCAATTTTTGCCTTGATCCACTTTCCCGGCTGGGGACGGCAATTCAGGATGTTTCCAAGCTTGGTTTGGAAGATGCTCTTGAGCCTTTGGTAAAGAAGTACCGTTTCTACCTTGATGAACTGAAAATTCAAGTCAGCTGA
- a CDS encoding DUF2156 domain-containing protein, which translates to MNLYKSAQFRFLRSDDPGCVQTLLPYLKMYGNRCMSYSTTQPGLKHALYESIGYISWLEVRNFLQGRSAVVLSDPVADSTHQLFLIKKLEERLGQITLVQISKTLAEKLFNERYSVYQIGVETELDIQTYSLSGKAKSSLRQWNNKGQKSGLIVEEKELSEVNRKEINRLCQDWLSNRGGKEFSFLTRPLPESNEEGVRFFWSRINGKLQALAGFDPIYSGGKTVGYYHNFDRLCSGAVNGTSAFTLLQAMEKFRLEGKEFISLGLSPLAGMEQGYNLYGPLQKLARIFYEFGEKVYPFKGNDRHKSKFCGRRQKVYVASNAGWFRTMIAATTACGLELQ; encoded by the coding sequence AGTGATGATCCGGGATGTGTCCAGACGCTACTGCCTTATCTGAAGATGTACGGCAACAGGTGCATGTCCTATTCGACGACCCAACCGGGACTTAAGCATGCACTGTATGAATCCATCGGCTATATTTCATGGCTGGAGGTAAGAAATTTCCTGCAGGGACGCAGTGCAGTGGTATTGTCGGACCCCGTAGCAGACTCAACCCACCAATTATTCCTGATAAAAAAACTTGAAGAACGTCTGGGACAAATAACTCTGGTGCAAATCAGTAAGACTTTGGCCGAAAAACTTTTTAATGAAAGGTACAGTGTTTACCAGATCGGGGTGGAAACCGAACTGGACATACAGACATACTCATTAAGCGGAAAAGCCAAAAGTTCGCTTCGCCAATGGAACAACAAAGGACAAAAATCAGGACTTATCGTAGAGGAAAAAGAACTATCAGAAGTGAACCGGAAAGAAATAAACAGACTTTGTCAGGACTGGCTCAGCAACAGAGGAGGAAAAGAATTTTCATTTCTGACCCGTCCCCTGCCTGAAAGCAATGAAGAGGGTGTTCGTTTTTTCTGGTCCAGAATAAACGGAAAACTACAGGCTCTCGCCGGATTCGATCCCATATACTCTGGAGGAAAGACCGTTGGATATTACCATAACTTCGACAGGTTATGTTCGGGAGCGGTAAACGGGACATCTGCATTCACCCTCCTGCAAGCCATGGAAAAATTCCGTTTAGAAGGCAAAGAATTCATAAGCCTTGGACTTTCCCCGCTGGCAGGTATGGAGCAAGGGTATAACCTATACGGGCCTTTGCAAAAACTTGCACGAATCTTCTACGAATTCGGGGAAAAAGTATATCCGTTCAAAGGAAATGACAGGCACAAATCGAAATTCTGCGGCAGAAGACAAAAAGTCTATGTAGCAAGCAATGCTGGCTGGTTCAGAACAATGATAGCGGCAACGACTGCGTGCGGACTGGAGCTGCAGTAA